The genomic window CGCTTCGTTAACAAGGTTGGCTAAATCTGCGCCAGAGAAACCTGGCGTACCACGCGCGATAACGCTTGCCTTAACATCATCACCTAAAGGTACTTTGCGCATGTGAACGTTTAAGATTTGTTCGCGACCGCGAATGTCAGGTAAACCTACAGTTACTTGACGGTCAAAACGACCCGGACGTAATAATGCATCATCTAATACGTCAGGGCGGTTAGTCGCTGCGATAACGATAATGCCTTCGTTACCCTCAAAACCATCCATCTCAACTAGCATTTGGTTAAGTGTTTGTTCGCGCTCATCGTTACCGCCGCCCATGCCAGCGCCACGTTTACGACCTACCGCATCGATCTCATCGATAAAGATAATACAAGGGGCTGATTTCTTCGCCTGCTCGAACATGTCGCGTACACGAGATGCACCGACCCCCACAAACATTTCAACAAAATCTGAACCTGAAATCGTAAAGAATGGTACTTTAGCTTCACCAGCAATGGCTTTAGCAAGCAAGGTTTTACCAGTACCTGGAGGACCTACCATCAAGACGCCTGTTGGGATACGGCCACCAAGTTTTTGGAATTTTGTCGGTTCACGCAAGTAATCAACAAGCTCTGTAACTTCTTCTTTGGCTTCATCACAACCAGCAACATCAGCAAAAGTGGTGTTAACTTGATCTTCGCCCATTAATTTAGCTTTAGACTTACCAAACGACATCGCGCCCTTGCCACCAGCGCCGCCTTGCATTTGACGCATGAAGAAAATCCATACACCAATCAATAAGATCATTGGGAACCAAGAGATAAAGATCGAAGTTAGCATGCTCGATTCTTCAGGTGCTTGACCTTGTACCTTAACGTCTTTGGTAATAAGTTGGTTCATTAAATCTTTGTCGTACATAGGTACAACAGTAGTAAACTGCGAGCCATCGCGACGTTTACCGGTAATCACCTTACTGTTTTGGTCAACAGTGACTTGACTAATACTGCCGCGATCAACTTCTTTGACAAACGCTGAATAATCAAGCTTGTTAGCGCTGCTACTATCGGGACTAAACCCGTTAAAAACAGACATTAAAACTACAGCAATAACAAGCCACAGTATTAGATTTTTAGCCATATCACTCAATGTAATGACCCCTTTAAAAAATTAAAAAATAAGAACTGATAACAGGTTACTATACTTTATAGCCTGTCGCTACTATATAGACTTCACGAGAGCGATCTCGAGATGAGTCCGGTTTACGCGTTTTAACCACTTTAAACATAGACCGAATTTCTTTTAAATACGCTTCATAGCCCTCGCCCATAAATACCTTCACTGCGAAGCTGCCATTAGGGGCTAACACCTCGCGACACATATCTAGCGCTAATTCGACTAAATACATAGAGCTTGGTTGGTCGATAGCAGCGTTGCCGCTAAAGTTAGGCGCCATATCGGACAGCACAACATCGACCTTTTCATCACCCACGCGCTCTAATAATGCTTCGAGCACTTTCTCTTCGCGAAAATCACCTTGCAAAAAGGCAACACCTGGCAATGCGTCCATCGGCAAAATATCACAAGCGATAACTTGCCCTGCGTCACCGACCACCTTAGCGGCATATTGTGACCAACCGCCAGGCGCAGCGCCTAAATCCACCACCGTCATTCCGGGTTTCATTAGTTTGTCTTTGGTTTGAATTTCTTCGAGTTTAAATACAGCACGTGAGCGAAGGCCCATTTTCTGTGCTTTTTGAACATAGTGATCGTTAAAATGTTCTTCCATCCAACGATTACTACTCTTAGTGCGATTTTTCTTTTCGTGCTTCAATTTAACTTATCCAAATTAGATCTAGCTAATAGTATTAAGACGTTTATGGGGGTAAAATACACCTTTTCAACCCTAATAAAGTGAAATATCTACTAATGAATTTAACCAACAAGCAAAAACAACATCTAAAAGGCCTAGCCCATAGCCTAAAACCTATTGTTCAATTAGGTGCTAACGGTCTAACTGAAGGTGTTTTAGCGGAAATTGATAACGCACTTGCGCATCATGAGCTAATTAAAGTTAAAGTTGCTACCAGTGATCGCGAAATGAAAAAACTGATTATTGAAGCAATTGTTCGTGAGACTGAGTCTGTTAAAGTTCAAACCATTGGCCATGTATTAGTAATTTACAAGCCAAGCGAAGAGCCAAGTATCGTTTTACCGCGTTAATTAACGACGTGAATAAGACTAAAAGAGAGGCGATTTAATCGCCTCTCTTTTTATTTGTCGATTAGATTTGGATATAGGGTTTGATAGGTATCTAAAATGCTAGCGAGTGGCAAATCTGAATATTCACCGCGAAAGTTCAAATACTCCATGTGTTTATCCCCTGCCTTGTTAAACGGCAAAAATATCGAATCATCAACACCATTAAACTCCGCCGCATAAATGCCAAATTTATTACATAACCGCTGATTAAAGGCTGGTGTTGCTTTTACCCAGTGCCCTTTTAAATAAACCATGGCATAACTGTGCCAGTAAAAGATATCGCTACCCATTTTCGCCTGCAGCTTAGGTGTGGTGATATGATTCTTGACATCGGCATAACCAAGCACTGCAGGCACGCCAATAGCGCGGCAACAAGCGGTATAAACAACGGCTTTGTTAACGCACCAACCACGGCGTGATTCAATACACCTGCTAGCGCACAAGCCAGCAACTGATAAATCGATATGATGGGGGTTATAAGAAATCTTATCCCGCACCGCATAATACAAATTGAGCGCTTGCTCGAACACATCGCCTTCGCCGCGATATTTAGCGACAAAATCGACAACGCCTTGCGCGTCGTAATTTAGAAACTCGGTCGGTGCGAGGAAACTATTAGGATCGGATAAATCAAGGTTATTCATAAATACGGTTACATGTTGCGGATAAAAAAAATGCCAGCGATGCTGGCATTTTAACTCAGTAAAATGAAATTAGATGTATTCTACTTGAGTAATTTCAAATTCTTTCAGGCCACCTGGCGTTTCGACTTGAACTTCATCATCAAGCGATTTACCAATGAAAGCGCGAGCAATTGGCGAGCTAACTGAAATACGGTTGTTTTTAATATCGGCTTCATCATCACCAACGATGTGATAAGTCACTTCAGCATCAGTATCTAAATCAAGTGCCGTTACCGTTGAGCCGAAAATAACCTTGCCATTATTTGTCATCTTAGTTACATCAATGACTTGAGCATTTGATAATTTACCTTCAATCTCTTGAATTCGGCCTTCACAGAAACCCTGCTCTTCACGAGCTGCGTGATATTCCGCGTTTTCTTTTAAATCGCCGTGCTCACGAGCTTCCGCTATATCGTTTACAATTCGCGGACGCTCTACCGTTTTTAAATGCTCTAATTCTTCGCGAAGTGCCGCAGCGCCGCGCTCAGTCATTGGTACTAAACTCATAATATCTCTTACTTAACTCTTTGAAAGGCGTTATTTCACGCCACAAAATAATGAAGGCAATTGTAGAGGACACAAATGACAAAGGCAACCGCGAAGGGTTGCCTTTGATATTTACACTGTCAGCAGTGATTAGTCGGCTAACAACTCATCGGTTTTAGCCGCCATAATAAAGTCGTTCTTATGCAGACCTTTAATTGAATGGCTCCACCAAGTCACTGTCACTTTACCCCACTCTGTTAAAATACCAGGGTGATGACCTTCTTCCTCTGAAATAGCGCCAAGCTTATTGGTAAAAGCTAGTGCGTCTTTAAAGTTCTTAAACTTATAAACGCGCTCTAGTTGCATGATGTCATCGACGACAATCGGCGTCCAATCAGGGATCATTTTAATCAGTTGCGCTAATTCTTCATCGCTTACTTTCGGCGCATCTGCACGACAAGCTTCACAGTTTGATTCACTTAATTTCATAATCTTTCCTTAAAACAATTGTGCCGCTTAAGCGGTATTTTTCTTAGGTTCAAATTTAGGTGGCAATAAGCCCATTTCCATCGCTTGTTTAACTAATCCCATCAAATCTAGGTTAGTTAACTCAGTAAGATGCGCCAGATCTTCAATTACGAAATACTGCGGCTGCATAATATCAATGCGATAAGGTGTTCTAAATACTGTTAGCGGATCAAGCGGCGTAATTTCTGCCTCTTTGCGATACGCATATTGCGTTTCGCCCGGTGATGATAAAATGCCGCCACCAATAATTCGTAAACCATCATGGCTGCGCACTAGACCAAACTCAACAGTAAACCAGTAAAGTCTCGCTAAATATACACGCTCTTCTTTACTCGCCGCCAAACCCAGTTTGCCATAATGCTCAGTAAAGTTAGCAAAATGAGGATTGGTTAGCATGGCGCAATGACCGAATATTTCGTGGAAAATATCAGGCTCTTGCAAGTAATCAAGCTCTTCTTGGGTGCGAATGAAAGTCGCTACTGGAAATTTCTTTTCTGATAACAGACGGAAAAATTGCTCAAAACCAATTAACGCCGGAACCGGCTCTGTCGACCAGCCCGTAGCTTTTTGTAGAACTTGGTTAATTTCACTCAGTTGTGGAACGCGATCGAGCGGTAAATCTAACAGCTTGAGACCGTCTAAAAATTCTTGACACGCCGTATCATCAATCCACTTTAATTGACGGGTAATGAGTTGACGCCAGATATCGTTTTCACTCTCTGTATAGTCAATCACTCCGTGTTCATTGGGCAGCTTTGCTTTATATTTTGTTGTTTTACCCATTGGACAACCTATCGTTATTGAATCGGTAAATTCAATTAATCACAAAGTTGTAAACAGAGTCCAATATCAGAGGATGATATCAAGGTGTAAAGATGTAATGACAGGCGTACACTGAATGTATACGCCTTAAAACTAGGCCGTTTTTGCTAATTAAAGAAGATTACTTGGCGTCTGGATCTGCATTGACGATATTGCTAATAAAGTAGTATGCCATGTAGCCAGCAATACCGAATAAAATTAACAAACCGATGATAGAACCAACTGCTGCGTCGTTATTCATGATGAACTCATACCAATCCATAATTACTCTCCTGAAGTTTTCTTATTGACTTCATTTTATGGATTTAACGACAGCAAAAGCTGATTAAGATCAATATTAGTTTCTACTAATCCATTGTTCGAATCATAGCCTGATCTAGATCATTTATTAGATCTTCTACCTGCTCTAATCCCACTGAAATACGCAGTAGATTGTCAGAAATTCCTGCATCATTTCGCGCTTCAGGTGAATAAGTAGAATGAGTCATAGACGCAGGGTGTTGAATTAATGATTCTGCATCGCCCAAGCTCACTGCTACTTTGAACAATTTAAGGGAATCTGCAAATGATTTAGCAGTGTCTAAGTCACCGTTTAGCTCAAATGCAATCACGCCACCCGCACCGCGCATCTGAGAGCCGATAAACCGATGTCCCGCATGAGACACTAGCCCCGGATAATAAACGGTTTTTACGCCTTCATGAGCCTCTAACCATTGCGCGACTTGCTCAGCATTGTCACAGTGACGCTCCATGCGCACTGCTAGTGTCTTTAAGCCTCGTAAAATAAGCCATGCGTCGAACGGCGACATAGTGCCACCGATATCTTTTAACGTGGTGTGCTTAATTTGCGTGATGTGTTCTTCACTGCCACAAATAATACCAGCAACAACATCACCGTGACCGTTGAGATATTTTGTCGCACTATGGAGCACGATATCGATACCAAACTCCTGTGGCTGCTGTAAGTATGGCGTCAGGAAAGTATTGTCAACAATGGATAAAATTGCATGTTGCTTGGCAAAGTTTCCGATAAAGGTAAGGTCGTAAACCGCTAGGTTAGGATTAACTGGCGTCTCTAAAAATATCGCCTTGGTGTTATCGCGTTTGGCCGCTTCAATTTCATCGTGATTTGCCATATCGACAAAGGTCACTTCAATTCCATAGCGGGGAAACTGCTCGCTAAGTAATGCGAACGTACAGCCGTAAACAGCGTTAGATGCAATTAAATGATCGCCTTGCGACAACATAGCCATCAATACACCAGAAACTGCCGCCATGCCAGTGGATGTTGCTGCCGCCGCTTCCATTTTCTCTAATGCCGCCATTCGCTGCTCTAATTGAGTGACGGTAGGATTTGCCAAGCGAGTATAAATGTACCCTTGTTCTTCGCCTGCAAAGCGGCGACCGCCCTGCTCGCAATTGTCAAAGGCAAAGGTTGATGTTTGATATAAAGGCGTTGAAAGTGCGCCGTATTCATTGTCAGGATTTGCGCCAGCATGCACTAGCTGGGTATTAAAGTGTAAAGACTTGTCCATCAAGATTTCTCTTTCTTTATTGTTATTATTTAGCAGGCTTAATTTAAAGAGCCTAAGTCAGGTTAGATAGAATTGAAATAAAGCACAATCAATCAATAACTTTACAAGGCTATTTTCTTGTAATTTTTTATTTACATTAGCGCATAATCTCCCGTAAACAATAAACGTAAATTACCACGGTAATGACAGCTCTGGTAAATCAAGCAACTGAGAATGTATAACTTGATGCTCTTATACACTTCCTAATGCCCTAAACGCAAAAAGCCCGTCGTAATGACGGGCAATTCAAATGCTTTTCTAATCTGAGGGAAAAATTGGTGCTTATCGATTGGCCAATTTCTCTTTGCCATGTCTTTTTTCTAGCTGCTGCATGACCTGATAGCTCGCGTAACTGAGAGTGCAAAGCCTGGTGCTCTTACACATTTCCTAATGCCCAAAACGCAAAAAGCCCGTCGTAATGACGGGCTCTTCAAATGCTTTTCTAATCTGAGGGAAAAATTGGTGCTTATCGCTTGGCCAATTTCTCTTTGCCATACTTATGACTAGATGCTGCACGACTTGATAGCTCGCGTAACTGAGAGTGTAAAGCTTGGTTATTCCCTTAAACACGTAACAAGAATTAAATCCCAAATGCAAAAAGCCCGTCTTATCGACGGGCCTTTCAAATGCTTTTCTAATCTGAGGAAAAAATTGGTGCTTATCGCTTGGCCAATTTCTCTTTGATACGTGCTGCACGACCTGATAGCTCGCGTAAGTAGTAAAGCTTGGCTTGACGAACAAGACCGCGACGCTTAACTTCGATGCTATCAACTAATGGGCTGTGAGTTTGGAAAACACGCTCAACACCTTCACCGTTAGAGATCTTACGAACTGTGAATGCTGAGTGTAAACCGCGGTTACGAACTGCGATTACAACACCTTCATAGGCTTGTAGACGGGTACGGTTACCTTCTACAACACGAACCTGAACAACTACAGTGTCGCCAGGTGCAAAGCTTGGAAGATCAGTTTTTAACTGTGCATCTTCGATTGCTTGAATAATTGGATTTTTCATATCTTTCTCATTCCTAGAATAAACTGTACTCTTCTAACCTTTGTTTTTTTCAACAAAGCTTGCAAGGATATTCTCTTGCTGGTCAGTCAGAGCTAGGTTTTCAATTAAATCGGGTCGACGTTGCCAAGTGCGAATTAACGACTGCTCGGCGCGCCAACGTTTTATCTTTTCATGATTACCGCTAAGTAGTACTGAAGGTACTGACTCGCCATCTAAACATTCCGGCCTGGTGTAATGCGGACAATCTAACAAGCCATCGCTAAAGGAGTCTTGCTCGGCCGAAGCCTGCTTGCCCAATACACCGGGAACTAAGCGTGACACTGCATCAATCAATGTCATTGCTGGTAGTTCACCGCCGCTTAATACGTAATCGCCAATCGACCATTCTTCATCAACAAGTGATGTAATGATGCGTTCGTCAATGCCTTCATAGCGACCACAAATCAGAATAATCTTCTCATTTATGCTTAATTCGCTAGCCCCAGTTTGGTCTAAACGACGTCCCTGCGGTGACATATAAATGACTTTAGCGTCGCCACCAGCTGCTTCTTTTGCAGCTAAAATGGCATCGCGCAATGGTTGAACCATCATTAACATGCCCGGGCCACCACCATAAGGTCGGTCATCCACGGTGCGATGTTTATCATGGGTGAAATCACGAGGATTCCAACATTGCACTTGTATTAAGCCGTTTTTAACAGCGCGTCCTGAAACTCCTTGCTCGGTAATGGCTTTAAACATGTCGGGAAATAACGTAACAACGCCTATCCACATATTATTGTCCCACCGTCTTAGAAATCAGGATCCCAGTCCACTTCAATAAGGCGATTTTCTCGATCAATATTCTTGATCACATCACCGTCTACTAAAGGGATTAATCTTTCTTTTTTACCAAATCCATCACGTGCGTTCGCTTTAACTTGTAGCACGTCGTTCGAACCAGTTTCCATTAAGGCATCTACATGCCCAAAGTGGTAACCTTTAATGTTCTTCACTTCCATGCCAATCAGCTCACGCCAGTAGAAGTCATCGTCACCAAGTTCAGCAAGCTGATCTTCGTTAACGTAAATTTCCTGACCGGTTAAACGCGCTGCGTCATCGCGGTCTTCGACATGTTTAAAGCGTGCAATTACGCCTTTACCATGTAAGCGCCATTGCGCTACTTCTACTTCTTGTGACTTGCCATTGACAACAAGTTGCCAAGGCGAATAGTCGAAAATACTCTCGACCGATTCAGTATAGGTAGTAATTTTCACCCAACCTTTAATACCATAAGGTGCACCAACGCAACCCAATAATACTTTGTCGGTTTGACTACTCACTAGTTACCCTTACGCAGCTTTACGCGCGTCTTTAATTAATTTTGCTACGCGATCAGTAGTTTGAGCGCCTTGACCTACCCAGTGCTCTACACGGTCTAGATCTAAACGTAAAGTCTCTTCTTGGCCACGAGCCATTGGGTTGAAGAAACCTACTTTCTCAATGTAACGGCCGTCACGTGAACAACGACTGTCAGCTACTACTACCTGGTAGAAAGGACGCTTCTTAGCGCCACCACGTGCTAAACGAATGGTTACCATAGGTAAATATTCCTCTAAAGTGTTTGATATTAAACCGTTAATAAGTTGATTTAACATCAAAAGTGTTAATCTGAATGTTTTCTCAACCTCACTCTCAAAGCGCTACGCAAAAGCGTTTTGCATAAAAATAAGGCTAAATAGAACGCACCCCAGATTAGAAAGCTCGCAAATTATACGCGAATGAAGCGTTAGCGCAAGTTGTATTGATCACATAAAGACATAAAAAAGCCGCTTAAATCAGCGGCTTTTATAATTAATAACGCATTTTTAGCTATCTTGGTGGCATACCGCCAAAACCACCACCCATACCAGGTGGTAACATGCCCTTCATGCCGCGCATCATTTTCTGCATACCGCCTTTACCAGACATCTTCTTCATCATTTTCTGCATTTGCGTGAACTGTTTTAATAGTTTGTTCACGTCTTGAATCTGCGTACCAGAGCCTGCAGCAATACGACGCTTGCGAGAACCCTTGATGATATCGGGACGCGCGCGCTCTTTAGGTGTCATTGACGAGATAATGGCTTCCATTTGATCCGTCATCTTGTCGTTCATTTGGTTCTTAACAGCATCTGGCACATTACCCATACCCGGTAATTTATCCATCATGCCCATCATGCCGCCCATGTTCTTCATTTGCACTAGCTGATCGCGGAAGTCTTCTAAATCAAAGCCCTTACCTTTCTTGATTTTCTTCTCAAGTTTCTTGGCTTTATCAACGTCAACTTTGTGCTGAATGTCTTCAATAAGTGATAGAACATCACCCATACCCAAGATACGCGATGCAACGCGATCAGGGTGGAATGGCTCTAGCGCGTCAGTTTTCTCACCAACACCTAAGAATTTAATTGGCTTGCCAGTAATGTGACGAATAGATAGTGCCGCACCACCGCGTGCATCACCATCGGTCTTAGTTAAGATAACACCCGTTAATGGCAACGCATCATTGAAAGCCTTTGCAGTATTGGCAGCATCTTGACCCGTCATAGCATCAACCACGAATAGCGTTTCTACAGGATTGATAGCGCCGTGTAGGTCGATGATTTCATCCATCATCTCACTATCAACATGCAGGCGACCCGCAGTATCGACAATGACTACATCGATAAATTTCTTTTTCGCATGCGCAATCGCTGCATTGGCAATATCAACTGGCTTTTGTGAAATATCCGATGGGAAGAATTCAACTTCCACTTCGCCCGCTAGCGTTTCTAGCTGCTTGATTGCCGCTGGACGATAAACGTCAGCACTCACTACCAATACAGATTTCTTTTCGCGCTCGCGAAGGAATTTAGACAGTTTACCAACAGAGGTGGTTTTACCCGCACCTTGTAAACCTGCCATCATAATAACCGCAGGTGGCTGCGCCGCTAAATTAAGGGCTTCGTTAACTTCACCCATTGCCGCTTCAAGTTCTGTTTGTACAATTTTAACAAACATCTGACCCGGGCTAAGGCTCTTAGAGACTTCAACACCAACAGCACGCTCTTTAACTTTCTTGATAAATTCGCGAACAACAGGTAATGCAACGTCAGCTTCTAATAACGCCATGCGCACTTCGCGCAGCGTTTCTTTAATATTGTCTTCGGTCAAACGGCCACGGCCACTGATATTTTTCAGCGTGGCGGAGAGGCGATCGGTGAGGTTTTCAAACATAGGAAAATAAACCGTATAAATAGCATTTCAAAAAATTGCCGCCATTATAGCCTGCACTAACCAAAAACAGCTAGTGCTAGAGTGAGATAACTGACGACAAATCAAATTAGCTAAGTAGCGATTGGTAAATAAATACCCTAGTCCATCAACTTATATTGCTTTCCCTTCATGTCGCCACGGGTGTATGACGGAGCAGACTGTTGAAAATCAATTAAGAGTATTTCGCCTTGCTTGCCCTTTTTAATCGAGGTATCAATGGCGATGACTTTGTCATTATGGTGTGTTTCGACTTTATCCATAGAGGTATGCCCCACCACAATGCGCGTCGCTTGAAGTTTATTCAGGACTTTGTCGACATCATCTTGGCTTAATAAAGGATCGAGAAAATAGCCGCGATACCAAATCGGTCCAGTGCGACCAAAAAGTGTTTTGGTTAATGGCTGCTCTTTTAACGAATTACGTGATTGACCAATGGCTTGGCGAAATATTTTATTTGCCTGCTCTAACGAAATATCTAAATCGGTAAAATCGCTGTGGATACCGCCATGTAAAAACACATGCCCATTAATATTAATGACCGTCGATTTACTGCGTAGCCAACGACCCAATACCGTATTCTCGTTAAACAGAGTTTTTAAATCAACATTCATGGCGTTAAGCGTGTGCTTATATTTGTCGTGGATATAACGCTCATCACCACGCAACACCATATATTCATGATTGCCCAATAAATAATGAACCTTACCACCAGCAGCACTAGCCTGTTGCTCAAGGTTATAAACAAGCCATAACGCCTCAGTGACCGTATCACCACGGTCGAAAATATCGCCAGTGATCACTAGATGTCCTTGACCAAAGGACCAATTGAGCTTGTCGTCAATAACACCGTTTTGATTTAGCAATTGCTTAAAGATATCAAATTGACCGTGAATGTCGCTAATAGCAGCGATTTTACTCACGTTGTAAAACGTGTCATTTCGATTAACTGGATACATTGAATCAGGGGCAATTGAACCCTGATAGCTCGCTTTAACATGAGTTCCTTCAACAATATTATGTTGTATTAATGACTTTTTCTTATGATCGTCAATCAAATAGGGTCCATCAGAATATTTGGAAATATCCTCAGTAGACACTTTCGTTAACCCATACGCCAACGTGCATAAAGCCAATACACAAACGCCTGCAACTATTCGTAGCAACATAAAACAACCTAAATCAAATTTGTATAAATATAGATAATAGCCTGAATATTAAAGTAAAACTTGAATTCAACAAGGGAAATTATGTAAGTAAAAATAATTTTAGATATAAAAAAGTGATCAACCGAAGTTGATCACTTTATTGAGAGATAATATTTACATCAAGATATTACGGCGTCCCGGTTAAACGCAATGTAATACCTGACGAACTCGAATAACCATAAATATCTAGGTACCAAACGCCTGATTGAGGAGCATCAAAAGTACATACCTCAATATTGTTACTTCCATTTGAACGACACCCATAGCTTGCTCGAGTTGATTCTTTGCCATGCGTAACATAGAGATCAGCATCACCAGAACCACCATCGATCGTTACCGTAATTTTCGAATAACCAGATGGCAATGTACGCGTGTACCGTGCCCAACCACCACGAGAAACTGAAATATTACTAGCCGATTCATTAATTGGTTCTAATGATGGCGTACCTCCACCACTCAAGTCGTAGTTACCCGTTAAACTTAGGTTACTAAATGTGGAGTAGGCACTCACTAGGACATAGTAAGTTCCTGCGCCTCCAGTCATATCAC from Psychrobium sp. MM17-31 includes these protein-coding regions:
- a CDS encoding metallophosphoesterase: MIDDHKKKSLIQHNIVEGTHVKASYQGSIAPDSMYPVNRNDTFYNVSKIAAISDIHGQFDIFKQLLNQNGVIDDKLNWSFGQGHLVITGDIFDRGDTVTEALWLVYNLEQQASAAGGKVHYLLGNHEYMVLRGDERYIHDKYKHTLNAMNVDLKTLFNENTVLGRWLRSKSTVININGHVFLHGGIHSDFTDLDISLEQANKIFRQAIGQSRNSLKEQPLTKTLFGRTGPIWYRGYFLDPLLSQDDVDKVLNKLQATRIVVGHTSMDKVETHHNDKVIAIDTSIKKGKQGEILLIDFQQSAPSYTRGDMKGKQYKLMD
- the ffh gene encoding signal recognition particle protein; its protein translation is MFENLTDRLSATLKNISGRGRLTEDNIKETLREVRMALLEADVALPVVREFIKKVKERAVGVEVSKSLSPGQMFVKIVQTELEAAMGEVNEALNLAAQPPAVIMMAGLQGAGKTTSVGKLSKFLREREKKSVLVVSADVYRPAAIKQLETLAGEVEVEFFPSDISQKPVDIANAAIAHAKKKFIDVVIVDTAGRLHVDSEMMDEIIDLHGAINPVETLFVVDAMTGQDAANTAKAFNDALPLTGVILTKTDGDARGGAALSIRHITGKPIKFLGVGEKTDALEPFHPDRVASRILGMGDVLSLIEDIQHKVDVDKAKKLEKKIKKGKGFDLEDFRDQLVQMKNMGGMMGMMDKLPGMGNVPDAVKNQMNDKMTDQMEAIISSMTPKERARPDIIKGSRKRRIAAGSGTQIQDVNKLLKQFTQMQKMMKKMSGKGGMQKMMRGMKGMLPPGMGGGFGGMPPR